The sequence below is a genomic window from Bactrocera neohumeralis isolate Rockhampton chromosome 4, APGP_CSIRO_Bneo_wtdbg2-racon-allhic-juicebox.fasta_v2, whole genome shotgun sequence.
GTGCAAGaaagtatttaatatttcattgaaaataagaGCGAGCCAATGCTACCAAGCGCCGGTACTCTGTATCGCGATCACGCAGGGAAAGATATTAGCACACTTAGGCTCCAGAAGCACGTTTTCAGTATGGAGTTTCACAAGAGATTAGCTCAAACggccggttttgcgacatggaacTGGAAATTTCGAAGAACCTGTTTCTAGATTGCGTTACCTTCGATCTATCTATCCGAGTAGGGAGCACATTGCCACAGTAGTAGACAGGATGATTTTGGAATTCAACTTTTGATAAAAGAGATGGTACAATATAGAAAAAAGGTCGCGGTGCACAaaccaatttatttcattagaaCCTCCGGATagcaatcgaaatcaagttcttgtatggaaaactttttttgtttgccagatatcttcacgaaattcatgTCAATTCCCTAAGAAACTGTAAAGATCGGGTcgtgttgttgtagcggcagaattctgtcgAGTTGAGTCTTTGGCCGGATATAAAATCCCGGTCCGTTCCGTTTAtagacaaatacatacatacagtatcggacaaaatatttgcaactaGAGCGAAGCCCTTGGTTTTTTTTGTCTTACAATGCCATTTTTACTTCGAATTGctttttgtttcttgtttttaaatttacagcATTGAAGCTGTATCTATTTTGCAATGTTTATCgtgatctttttttattttgaaaaacattttaaatgtatGGCAATCCGCCACGACAAAacaattgcaaccctgttttgttcgtttcttttctCCTTTGTCCGTTTCTTTTTCTAACGGTATTCAGTTTGAATTTATTAGAACATTTACTGAGTATAATTCCTGCGCTGAATTTTTTGCGAAAACacgtttttctttcaaattttttacaaaaaaaaaataatggctcCAAATAAATTCGGTGAAACACAGCGAGCACGTATTATTGATGATTATAATAACAGAACTTCTCAAAAAGAAATTTCTATAAAGAACAAAATTACAAGTCATCAATGTCACGTATAATTTCGAACtttattagaaacaaaactgTCGCAGTAGTTCATCGTGGAGGccgaccaaaaaaaaaactgattaaaAACTGACAGCTCAATTCTAAGAAAGGTAAAAAATTATCCATTTAAAAGCGCTCCGCAATTGGTAAAAGAGTTTGGGTTGCCAATCTGCTCAACAACAGTCGCTCGTCGCCTGAGTAACGCTCATTTATGCAGTTACCGACCAGCGAAGAAACCGCTTATTAGCAAACGGAATCAACTAAAACGATTGCAATTCGTTTACAGAAGCATTAAGGAATCCATAACGTTGCCACATGCTAAGTGGGAAATGTCATTTAAGTGGGTCTTCCAGTAGACCAACTCGAAGCATACGGCTAAGGTCCTAAAACCATGGTTCCAGAGAAATAAAGTCGATGTAATGGAGTGGCCTCCACATTTTCCAGACCTTAATcccatagaaaatttatgggaaattgtaaaaaaaaaagaattgatcGCAGTAATGTTGCTAATACTGAtcagttttctaaaaaaaaaagtcttGGAGGCATGGAGAAATATACTCCAAACCATAGTAGATAACATTATAGCTTCAATGCCGCGGCGATGGAAAGCAGTTATTGAGGGTAATGAGTTTGCTACAAAATACtaagattttcttttattttattaaaaataatgtgccGTTTTCTTTGAGTTGCAATCGTTTTGACTTATTGAATATAGATGTTATATcgtttttttaaatgcattaaacaaataaactgaaaaattttaataaatttgctttGTTTACCTTAATGAACatccaatatttaaaataaaattaaaatagtaggTCTCCGACAATGATTGTCTGTGTAATCGAAAGTATTTCCATATTTCATTTGCAAATGTTTTGTCCGATActgtagctgccataccaactgaccgttcaaaatcaagtttttgtgtgAATTCTGTTGTATCTGTGAAGGCTTTAATAACTCAGTGGAACGTTTTAAcgtttttcttcttaatttttaccGAAGTCATCGCAACACACGTTaattaagctaaaaaaaaaagccgTATTCTTAGATATGGTATTCTCGCATTATTATATTGGCTATACAATTTcaaggaaataatttttatattttaattgtttgtgtacacaaaaatatttatgagacAAAGGGACAATTTGTATATTCGAAGTGTGTTTTAAGGAATTCAAGTTaagtagtttaaaaaaattatattaagtacGAACAAAAAGTTTTCTGCttatcaattaaattaaaaacattcaaaGAGCAGCACAGTAAATCACAGTAAACACAGTGGTTTATGTTTAGCCTTGTTTAAAATTGACATCGCTTTTAAGCGAATATCTTCAAATACTACTGCTTCCGACTGACTCGCATCAATACTATGCCAGAACTCTGTTTGCTCCTCACAAAGGCGATCGAATACACTGGCCACTTTAGACTGAAAGTCTTTCTTTTCATATCTgtctcaataaaaattaataaaatatatataattttctaattaaacttttataattttatatgaaaaaaccTTTCTCTGCCAAAATCACCACGTTGAATTAGATGGTCAATTGGGGCTTTCAAGTAGAATACAGCATCTGGTCGTAAAAGTCCTTTTTCAGGAGCCATGCACCAATCGAAATCCATGCCTTAAGtatgcaattttaaatattatattccaATAACTTTAATAAACGAATGAGCATTTCATTATTTCACCTTTCGCAACACTGTATGCCACACCGGAATATGAATATCTATCGACAACCAATGTAGTACCCGTATTTAGTAAATTCTGCATTTCCTTTAGAAACTCCCATCGATTGGCAGAAAACAGCAGATGAATTACTTGATCATTCAAttctttggaattttttaagTATGAATTTATTGTGCTGCCAATTTCCGTAGTTCGACTAGGAAAATGCATGTGCTTTGCTGGGTAGCCATTACTGGTTAGAAATTCGtctgaaaatatgaattaacTTTGTAATTtgctaaattattatttatttacaacttaCACAACAAGCGGCTTTGTGACGATTTTCCACTTCGATCACATCCTTCCAAAACGATGAAAGCACCACGTTTAGCTGTtctcatatttaaaaattagtttaacatataatTGTACAATTTAGAAATTACAAGAGTCAGTTAATTTTCCTAGAATCATCGAATACATTCAATAAATGTTGGTTTATAACTTCTCTGCTCTTGAACGCTACATTTAGCgggaaataataacaaacattaTAGCAGCTGTTATAAAGGAAAAGGAAGATGCCACATTCAGAAAACTTATAAACACACGTGGGTTTCACAAATATTGCTTAAATCTTGACGCctggaacacatagagcgcgacggACTGCAACTGacatatatcaaatattaaaatacacacgttcttaaggaaACAGTTATGTAGTGCCTCAATAATTGTGTCCTTAAGAACttgtgtattatattttttgacataTGTCACTTGCACTCTGTCGCGCTATATGTGTTCCGGGCGTgatgtataatataaaaaaaatacaaaggaAAAGCGAATTGGAATCGAATTACTTAAACATTTCTTTCCTTTGATACAACTTATTTTACGTATTAAAGCTTGGTTCAAATACTTTAAACTTACTTAACTATTACCCGTCTTTTTGAACAAGAAAACTTCAATAAGATATACAAACTTTTGGAAAACTTCTTAATATATTAACCACAAGATATATTGTAAGGTAATAATAGCATAACTGTCACGATTTattcgcaaatattttaattctttttactCCAAAACACTATTATGAAAttataagaataataaaattccTTTGAATCATCCTGTACATAAATAATTACAACCTTGTGCCATCATatctggaaaaaaatttattattgaacGCAACACTGGAGTTGAATTTATGAATTGTGTGCTTATTTCGCGGAAGAATAGTTGGAAACATTAGGAAAACTTTAATAGACTGCTTAGAAATTTGTAAGTGTTTAAATAATTCTGATAATAAATGAATGCTACAACAGAAGAGTAGTTTAACTGCGAAtgcagtataaaaaaataaaagatagaTTTTATAGAAGAAATGCTTTGAGTGAAAAAGTGTTTTGGTTAAGAAAATGTGGAGTAAAAAATCGTGTGAAAATCTCCCAAAGCGGGTGCAGCAAACATATCTGAAAAAGTAGCGCAGCGAGAGCCTCTGCAGGCGGCACAAGCGAAATTCGCTCAATGGCGAAAATGTTTAAAGTGGACAAACAAATCTCGCCGTGATGAAGATACAGTAAAATAGGCAATCATGTGGTTGAAAGAGTGAGAAATGTGTGCGATGAGTTTGTGACGAATTTGGTATGCAGGTGTAAATGAGATGCACAATACTTTCAAGCGATGTAAACAAGAATTTGTGCAAAAAGAGGAATTATGCGAAAACAAATTAACACGAGATATTGAGTGATTATTAGAATTGTGGCATATAGTTACGGAAGACTATCGGAAAATATGTGTTATTTGTAGTTTGCTTATTACAAATTAATAGGCTAATTAAAATATCcatatacataaaattatggaatatttgtgaaaaaataatataatgtgCTATGACCCTTCCTTCATTACCTTTACCCTttgtttcaaagtttttatgaaaataaatattaaactaacAATTATTTGATTACGAACATCTTGCTATTTGGAATAAACAAAAAGCAATAATCTTTGACATTTCGGGGGCGCTCTGTCATATATACAGCTGCTAGCTGTCATACTTTTTCTTACATATGTTTTGTCTATTTTCGCCTTGTATTATGGCAGAAGACCAAAAGCAGAATATCAAGGGGAAATATAAAAGAGGAAAAGTTGCCGGAGTAGAAGCACAAAAGGAAAAGAATTGTGTATAGGTGAGATTAGTGTGGCGTAtggacaaaattttatttcgccTCCAATTACAATTTCTAtagtcaaataaatattattactataGTAAAATGAAGCAGTTTAGTCAGAATGAATAAAAATAGGCTATGTTTAAAAACTAAACGCAGGGATTTTGTTAGTGTGATGGATAAATGAAGTtggtaaatgtatgtgtgtgtataatttTTCGCCTGTGGGCTGCTGGCCGCAGGATCTGTGCAAGTGTCTGCTCTATTAAATTATAGCTCTTACTAATTAAATGTGACGAATTTTGGAAGTTGCATAGCACGAtgtaaaataacttttatgtagTGTTTAACTGTTGTGATAATATACCACTCAAAATGTATTTCACGCCTATTTTATATCCTGTGTTAGCTATAGTTATGTTGAtgtcaataaaaagttttttaataacaatagaaTACGGTCGTCAGTATTGAATCATTGCATATGCCACAAATTAAGTACGCGACCAAatgtacacaaataaaaatcatatgaataaaaaaaatagatatgcAACTAATTTTACGTATTTCTAACACATTgatcgttgttttttttaacttaaaaaaggtGCAGTCCTCAATGCTTGATAACTAAAATAACCGCCCTATTTAGTGGAAACTCTATAAACTTGAACAACAGCAACGAATAAGGTGAAATGTCTAATAATAATCCCCATGGACACATAAGTCAACCGACCCAAAATCCTTCATGGAATCATTTGCAAGTAAGTTCGAAAACTGAAAACTTTAACTTTCATATCATTACTAACTAGATCTGAAAATGAATTAATGCGTATGCGTCCTGTTATAACgctcgttttatttacaatatataaaagCATATCACTAAACAGACACACATGTGTACATAAATATCATTGTAATGttttattatacttaaataCAGATACCATCGTATATACCGAGGCAGCCACAGTTGGCGCATATGTCCAACGAACGTCCCATGGTGCGTTCACCATCGGCTTGGCATGCGCCGGCACCGCCACCGGATTCCCTATATAATTTTATGTCGGCCAATCATAAAAACGTAAATGCACCTAATATGCTAGAAAAACAACTCAGTGCTTCAGTAATATATTT
It includes:
- the LOC126756106 gene encoding uncharacterized protein LOC126756106, which gives rise to MRTAKRGAFIVLEGCDRSGKSSQSRLLYEFLTSNGYPAKHMHFPSRTTEIGSTINSYLKNSKELNDQVIHLLFSANRWEFLKEMQNLLNTGTTLVVDRYSYSGVAYSVAKGMDFDWCMAPEKGLLRPDAVFYLKAPIDHLIQRGDFGRERYEKKDFQSKVASVFDRLCEEQTEFWHSIDASQSEAVVFEDIRLKAMSILNKAKHKPLCLL